Below is a window of Bacteroidota bacterium DNA.
TTATTGCGGTTGATTCCAGCAATAAGATAGCTGGAGTAATTCCGTTAGTTTATAAATCTGGACCATTAGGAGACGTGTATAATTCCTTGCCTTTTTATGGCAGCAATGGAGGTGTTTTAGCAATTGATAAATCTGCGTTTGATTTCTTAGTTACAGAGTATAATAAACTTATTTCGGAAAATAGTTCAATTGTATCATCAACTTTAATTTCAAATCCACTTCGTCCGGAAGATGACTATACTGGCGTTAAGCACAATTACACCGATTATAGAATTGGTCAGTTTTCATCAATTAAGTTTGATGAAAATCATGCAGAGCAATTGATGCAAATGTTTCATTATAAAACTCGAAACATGGTGCGTAAGGCTCAAAAAGAGGGAATTACTATTGAAATGGACAATTCTGCACATGAGTTTTTATACGATACACATAAGAGTAATATTGAGGCTATTGGTGGTAAACCCAAACAAAGGTTGTTCTTTGATTTGTTTCCCGGCATTTATGAAAAAGAGAAAGAGTATGCAATTTATGTTGCCAAGTATAATGGAGAAACTATTGCAGCAATGTTGGTGTTTTTATTTAACAATACGGTCGAGTATTATACTCCGGTTATAGTTGAAAAATTTAGAGATAAGCAGCCATTGAGTTTGTTGATTTATGAGGCAATGATAACGTATTCTAAGAAAGGATATAAATTGTGGAATTGGGGTGGAACATGGGCTTCGCAGGGAGGCGTATATACCTTTAAAAAAAGATGGGGAACTTTTGATGTTAATTATCATTACTATACTCAAATAAACAATGAGAAAGTATTGTCTGCTTCAAAAGATGATTTACTTCATATGTATGATAATTTTTTTGTGATTAACTTTAGTGAACTAAAAAGCTAGTTATGGGTAATACTGTTATAGTTGGCACAGGTGTTTCAGGATTATTGTCCGCATTAATTTTAACTCAGAAAAAAAGCAGTACTAAAATATATTTACTCGACAAGTCATCTGAGCCGGGAGGACTTCTTAGAGCTTTTGATTACGGCAAATTCGGCAAGTTTGACTACGGCATGCATAACATGTTGGAAACATCCATCCCTGAATTAGATAAATTAATTTTTGATTTGCTTCCCGAAAACGAATGGCAGCTTTTAAAGGATAACAAACGAGATTTAGCCGGAATATACTTTAACGGGAAACTACAGAAAGAAACCCCTTATTTTGATTTGCGGAATTTACCCGAGAATGAATACAAAAAATCAATAGCTGATTTATTTGGTCATATTGAAAAAAAAGTAAAAAATAATTCTTCTGATATAAAAAATGGATCTGCTAGAGAGTTTGCCTATTCTAGATTTGGGAAGGATGTTGCAGAGAAAACAATAATTCCGTCTGTAGAAAAGATACATCAAAAAAGTGCCGATGAGTTGGATTATATGGCTACCATATTTACTCCAATGACCCGATTGGCGTTGTTTGATGAACAGCTTGTAAAGGATTTAACACTATCTCCTATATTGAGAGATTATATTGCATACGTAGATCAACGAAATTTACCACTGGAGCGTTCTACCGGTAGAAAAGCGTATTATCCCATTAAGTATGGTATGTACAGGATTGTAGAGGCATTAAAAAATAAATTAGAAGCGTACGGTGTAGAGTTCTTGTTAGAATCTGAAGTTAAAGCAATTAATTCTAGTAATAATTCTATTACAGAAGTAGAAGTGAAAACTCCAAAGGGAGATTTGAAAATTACCAACATTGATAATTTTATTTGGACTGGAAATATTCCATTGCTTGGAAGGCTTATGGGCGCTAAGTTTGATGGGCTTAAAAATGACAAGCCCTTGAAAACAGTAATCATAAGTTTTTTATTAGATAAGAAACTTGCTATGGACGATTTGTATTACTTTTTTTGCTACGATAAAAAATTTAATACTTACCGTTTGACAAATTTTCCTAGCTATTGTTCCGGTGCTCATTGGGCTGGAGGTTATCCGATAAGTATGGAGTTTTTGGTGTCTGAGGAATTTATAAAGTCAACACCCTCCATTGAAAAGTTGGCGGAGCAAGAGTTGTTTCAGTTTGGCGTAACCCAGCCGGATACAAAAGTTTTGTTTTCGAAAGCAGAAGTGTTAGAGAGTGGTTTTCCTATGCCATCGTTAAATAATATAAACGGTGTTAAAAATATTCGAAATCAAATTAAGGCTATGAATATCAGTAATTTGCTAACTCTTGGTATCTTAGCCGAAGATAATTTGTTTTTTCAAACAGATGTTTTGATTGATACATATAAAAAGTTGACACAGAAAAATGGCATTAAATAATGAAGTTTTAGACTTGGGTAATCTTCAATTTTATTGGAGAATGACAACCAAACCTAATTTTCCAACCAATGTAGTTTCGGATTTTCTACCCTTTGCATTTACGTACGATGCTTCCAATTGCTTAATTAAGCAACAAACCAATCAATTAGTGCTTGATTCGTTAGAACGCATTTATAAGGAAAATTACAATGTTGGTTATTTACAAGAAGGACATAGTTTGGCCGAAGCTTATGGAAATGATTTTATTGAAATTATCGAGAAAAGCATAACACAATACAATCCTACATTAAAAGAGATTAGAGAGATTGGTGCAGGAGGCTGCTATATTTTAAAAAAATTGAAATCAAAAGGATATAAAGTTTCTGCACTAGATCCAAGCCCGGTTGCACATGAAAAAGGAAAGGAGTTTGGAATTGAGGTTTATCAGGAATTTTATCCTACCAAAAGTAAATTGCCGCAGGCGGATATGTATATACATTATGATGTACTAGAGCATGTAGAAGATCCGGTTGGTTTTTTAGCCCATCATTATAAAGAATTGTCTGAAAATGGACTAGTAGTATTTGCAGTGCCGGATTGTACTTCTTACATTGAGAATGGAGATATTTCTATGATTCTCCATGAGCATATAAATTACTATGATAAAGAGTCGTTGACTATTATCGCTCGCAAAGCAGGTTTTAAAGTACACGATGTGGTAAAAGCAAATTATGGGGGCGTGTTGTATTGTATAGCGCAGAAGCTTAACAATTACAAAGCCAATATTGATGACCAATTGACGGATGTTTCAAAGTTTACTGAGTTTGTTACCAAGCATAAGAAGTTAATCGTAAAAATTAATTCGTTTATTACTAATGCTCAACAAGCTAATAAATCTGTTGGATTTTATATTCCATTGCGCTCTATTCCATATCTATCGATACTTGGAGTTAAACAGAATATTCGTTTTTTTGATGATGATGGCGGTATTTACGGGAAATATTTTGACGGCTTTCCTATTGCAGTAGAGAACTTTGCCGACTTACAGAAAAAGCCTGTTGATTCCTTATTGGTATTGAGTTTTGCTTTTGGCGAAAAAATAAAACAAAAAGTCCTTGCAACTATTTCATCTTCGATAGATGTAAAAACTATTTCAAATTTAGCCAGCGAATGATTTTGTTTACCGCAGATATAGACTGGGCTTGCGAAGAGGTAATTGCAGACACAATTTCCTTGTTTGAAAAGTATAATGTAAAATGTACTTTTTTTGCAACACACGATTCGTCAGTGCTTAAAAATTGTAATAAAGATTTATTTGAAATAGGACTTCATCCTAATTTTAATCAGATATTAAATGGCACATCTACTAAAAATGCTGAACAGGTTTTTAAGGAATTAAAAGAAATATATCCATTTGCAAAAGGAGCACGTTCTCATAGCTTAACTCAAAGTGGTCCGATACTTGACATTTACAAGAGAAATGGAATGGAATACGAATGCAATCATTTTCTGCCATACCATCAAGGATTAAAACCATTTAAGCTTTGGAACGATTTGATTCGAATTCCTTTTAATTGGGAAGACGATTATCATTTTGCGCTGGGTTATTCTTTTGATGATTATTTGCTTGATTTTAATGATGCGGGATTGAACATTTTAAACTTTCATCCAATACATGTTTTTCTAAATTCGGAAGATAATAACCGATATTTAGGAGTTAAAAATATGTTGAACAATCCAACCGAGATTGCTAAAAACATTAACAAATCCGAGGTTAAGGGTACAAGAGATATATTGATTAAGGCGCTTGAGTTCGTATCAAAAAGCAAGCTAAATAGTTTTACATTATCAGAATTGATTTTTAAACACAAGCAGATAGCGGTAAATCCATCAAAAACAATGTTTAATTAGATTTTACTCCATGAGAATTGCAATTATTGGTCGTACGGAAATATTATATAAAACCGCTCAGTTGTTGCATAAAAATGGTTTTGAAATTCCGTTAATAATTACATCCAAAGAAGCTCCTGAGTATAAAATTACATCTGCTGATTTCAAAGAACTTGCAGCACAATTTAAAGCGAAATTTATTTATTCGCCTAAAATTAATTTGCCTGAGATTGTTCAACAAATAAAGGAAATCCCGAAGATTGATATTGCGGTAAGTATTAATTATTCAGGAGTTATAGAACAAGAGGTTATTGATATTTTTCCGCTAGGAATTTTAAATGCACACGGTGGTGATTTACCTAAATACAGAGGAAATGCCTGTCAGGCTTGGGCAATAATAAATGGAGAAAACAAAATTGGGTTGTGTATTCACCGCATGGTAGGAGGGGAGCTTGATTCGGGCGATATTCTTGAAAAGGCTTATTTCCCAACAACAATTGATACGCGTGTAGGGGAGGTGTATCATTGGATTGAGCAAATTACGCCATCTTTACTACTTGAAGCTATTAATAAACTGTCTAAAAATCCGAATTATATACTGGAGGTGCAATCGAAAAGTCCGAAGGATGCATTGCGGTGCTATCCAAGAAATCCTACAGACGGAAAAATCAACTGGAATGACAGTAGAGAAAATATTCTTAGGTTGATAAATGCATCTTCTGAACCATTTTCCGGTTCATTTACGTATATCGAAAACAAGAAAGTAGTAATATGGAGAGCTCAGTTATTTACTGATGAGGAAAATTATTTAGCAGTTCCTGGTCAAATTGCCTCCATTAATACAAACGATGGAACTATTTGTGTGATTACAGGATCCGGTAAATTGAAGATTTCGGAAGTTGAGGTAGATGGCGAAAGATGTGCTCCTGCAAGTGTTATTAAATCAATAAGAACTAGGTTTTTGTAACCTAATAATTAGTAATGGCAAAGATTAACTATTTTATAGGTCGATTCGTTTTAAAAGTGCTTAGCCTAAAGCATCTAGATAGGTTAATTTCATTGTTATTAATAAAGTATATTGTTTTTAAGGTAAATAGATTGCCAAAGCAAGGAGTTGCATCAAAGCCTCGTTTGTTTTTTGGTCCAGTTCCCATTATTAATAATAAATATTATTCAGGAGCAATGTCTAGTCTGGGCTACAAAAGCCAAACTGTTATGACAGATTATTATTCCTCTATAAACAAGAAAGCGGATTATGATATTTACAGAGAGGATATATTGAAAGAATTCCGACTTCCTGTTTTCCTAAAACAGAAGTATAGCAACTTCCTTGCATTGTACTTTGCACTGAAAAATTACGATATTTTTCATCTTTCTTATTTTGGATGTTTTTTGGGAAAAACGGAGTATCGGGAATATGAGGCGGATATTTTTAAGTCATGCGGAAAAAAAGTGGTAATAATGGCTTACGGTGCAGATTCTTATATGTATTCAAAAGTAATTGACCCTAGTTTGCGTCATGCATTACTTTTGTCTTATCCGCTAGGAGCAATAGATGAAGAAGCTGTTCAAAAAAGAGTTGCCTATTGGCAAAAAAATGCCGATGCAATTGTTGGAAGCATTATGGTAGATGGATTTGGTAGATGGGATGTACTAACTCCCAATTATTTGGTAATTGATACTCAAACTTGGGCTCCCAAGCGTATGTTTAATGAAGGTGATGGAGTGAATGGAGTTGTTACTATTGTTCATACTCCTAATCATAGAGGTTTTAAAGGTACTGAGTTTATTAAAAATGCTGTAGAAGAGTTGCAGAAAGAAGGATTGATGGTAAAGTTAATTTTGTTAGAGAATATTCAAAATGACGAGGTGAAACGTATTTTGTTTGAAGAAGCTGATATATTGGCAGAGCAATTATTTTTTATTGGTTACGCAATGAGCGGAATTGAGGGAATGGCAACAGGCTTGCCCGTGTTGTCTAATCTTTCAAACGAAAACTACACATTGTTGCAAAAGAGATTTTCTTTCTTGAATGAATGTCCTGTTTTATCTACTACACCAGAAACCATTAAAGAAAATATTAAGCAGTTAGTTAAAAATCCGTCTTTGCGTAAAGAATTAGGGGTTAAGAGCCGCGCGTATGTTGAAAAATATCATTCATATACATTTATCCAATACTTGTTTGAAAAAGTTTACGATAAAATTTGGTATAAAAAAGAAAATGTTGATTTATTGAATTTGTTTCATCCTCTGAATCCGGAGTCTTATAATAATAAATATCCTAATCATAGATAACTAAATAGCTTATGATAACCATAGTAGATTACGGAATGGGAAATTTGGGTTCTATTGCCAATATGTTCAAAAAGATTGGTGCTCAAGCTGAGATTACATCAGATTTGGAAAAAATTAATAAAGCACAAAAATTACTTTTGCCTGGCGTTGGGGCATTTGATAATGCTATGCACAAAATTAATTCTGCAGGTATGTTACCTGTTTTGAATACTAAAGTACTTAACGAGAAAGTGCCGGTTTTGGGAATTTGTTTGGGAATGCAGTTGCTTACAAATAGTAGCGAGGAAGGGCAATTGCCTGGTTTGGGTTGGATTTCAGGGAAAACATTGTCCTTTAAAAAAGTGATGAATGACGACAAACTGAAAATTCCACACATGGGATGGAGTTCTGTTAAGAAAGCTACAAGTAGTCCGTTGACAGAGAATTTTTATGATGATACACGATTTTATTTTGTGCATTCGTATTATGTAAAAGCAGATAGTAGAGATAATGTTATTTTAACAACTAACTATTTTATTGATTTTGATTCAGCCCTTCAAAAAGACAATATATTTGGAGCACAGTTTCATCCGGAGAAAAGTCATAAATTTGGGATGAGATTTTTAGAAAATTTTGCAAAAATTTAATTATACGTGAGCCTACCAAAAAAAAATATACTGGTAACAGGAGCAAATGGTTTAATAGGGTTTGAGTTAATTCAAAATCTTATTTCTAAAGGCTTTAATGTGTATGCATTGTCTCATTCTGCACCCAATACATCTTTGCCTGCATCTGGTTTATTACACTACATACATGCCGATTTATCTAAAGATTGGGATGTAGGTATTTTGCCTGCTCAAATTGATATAATTTATCATTTAGCACAGTCCGAGCACTTTAGAGATTTTCCTGAGAAAGCCATTGAGGTTTTTAATGTTAATACAGCTTCTACACTAAAGTTGTTAAACTATGCAGTAAAAGCAAGTTGTAAAAAATTTGTATATGCTTCTTCCGGAGGAATCTATGGTAATAGTGATAAAGGTTTTACAGAGGATACTCCGATTAATTTTAGCAATGATTTGGGATTTTATTTCAGCACAAAAGTTAATTCTGAAATTCTAGCCTCCAACTATAACAAGTTTTTTGATGTAATCATTACTAGATTCTTTTTTGTTTACGGAAAGCGACAGAATAAATCGATGTTAATTCCCCGTTTAGTAACTAATATATCCACCGGAACCACTATAACCTTAAATGGGAACGATGGAATTAAGATAAATCCTATTCATGTAAGCGATGCTGCAAATGCATTGTCTGCTGTTGTAAATACCTCCGGAAGTCATGTGTTTAATATTGGGGGTAGCGAGATTCTATCATTTAGAGAGATTTGTACTACAATAGGAGCTTTAGTAAATAATGAGC
It encodes the following:
- a CDS encoding peptidoglycan bridge formation glycyltransferase FemA/FemB family protein, which codes for MSDFRLIPLSDVSEQKYTEFISICPHAMFYHSWKYLQLLKKLLPLNEKYLIAVDSSNKIAGVIPLVYKSGPLGDVYNSLPFYGSNGGVLAIDKSAFDFLVTEYNKLISENSSIVSSTLISNPLRPEDDYTGVKHNYTDYRIGQFSSIKFDENHAEQLMQMFHYKTRNMVRKAQKEGITIEMDNSAHEFLYDTHKSNIEAIGGKPKQRLFFDLFPGIYEKEKEYAIYVAKYNGETIAAMLVFLFNNTVEYYTPVIVEKFRDKQPLSLLIYEAMITYSKKGYKLWNWGGTWASQGGVYTFKKRWGTFDVNYHYYTQINNEKVLSASKDDLLHMYDNFFVINFSELKS
- a CDS encoding NAD(P)-binding protein, yielding MGNTVIVGTGVSGLLSALILTQKKSSTKIYLLDKSSEPGGLLRAFDYGKFGKFDYGMHNMLETSIPELDKLIFDLLPENEWQLLKDNKRDLAGIYFNGKLQKETPYFDLRNLPENEYKKSIADLFGHIEKKVKNNSSDIKNGSAREFAYSRFGKDVAEKTIIPSVEKIHQKSADELDYMATIFTPMTRLALFDEQLVKDLTLSPILRDYIAYVDQRNLPLERSTGRKAYYPIKYGMYRIVEALKNKLEAYGVEFLLESEVKAINSSNNSITEVEVKTPKGDLKITNIDNFIWTGNIPLLGRLMGAKFDGLKNDKPLKTVIISFLLDKKLAMDDLYYFFCYDKKFNTYRLTNFPSYCSGAHWAGGYPISMEFLVSEEFIKSTPSIEKLAEQELFQFGVTQPDTKVLFSKAEVLESGFPMPSLNNINGVKNIRNQIKAMNISNLLTLGILAEDNLFFQTDVLIDTYKKLTQKNGIK
- a CDS encoding class I SAM-dependent methyltransferase: MALNNEVLDLGNLQFYWRMTTKPNFPTNVVSDFLPFAFTYDASNCLIKQQTNQLVLDSLERIYKENYNVGYLQEGHSLAEAYGNDFIEIIEKSITQYNPTLKEIREIGAGGCYILKKLKSKGYKVSALDPSPVAHEKGKEFGIEVYQEFYPTKSKLPQADMYIHYDVLEHVEDPVGFLAHHYKELSENGLVVFAVPDCTSYIENGDISMILHEHINYYDKESLTIIARKAGFKVHDVVKANYGGVLYCIAQKLNNYKANIDDQLTDVSKFTEFVTKHKKLIVKINSFITNAQQANKSVGFYIPLRSIPYLSILGVKQNIRFFDDDGGIYGKYFDGFPIAVENFADLQKKPVDSLLVLSFAFGEKIKQKVLATISSSIDVKTISNLASE
- a CDS encoding formyl transferase, producing MRIAIIGRTEILYKTAQLLHKNGFEIPLIITSKEAPEYKITSADFKELAAQFKAKFIYSPKINLPEIVQQIKEIPKIDIAVSINYSGVIEQEVIDIFPLGILNAHGGDLPKYRGNACQAWAIINGENKIGLCIHRMVGGELDSGDILEKAYFPTTIDTRVGEVYHWIEQITPSLLLEAINKLSKNPNYILEVQSKSPKDALRCYPRNPTDGKINWNDSRENILRLINASSEPFSGSFTYIENKKVVIWRAQLFTDEENYLAVPGQIASINTNDGTICVITGSGKLKISEVEVDGERCAPASVIKSIRTRFL
- a CDS encoding glycosyltransferase; translated protein: MAKINYFIGRFVLKVLSLKHLDRLISLLLIKYIVFKVNRLPKQGVASKPRLFFGPVPIINNKYYSGAMSSLGYKSQTVMTDYYSSINKKADYDIYREDILKEFRLPVFLKQKYSNFLALYFALKNYDIFHLSYFGCFLGKTEYREYEADIFKSCGKKVVIMAYGADSYMYSKVIDPSLRHALLLSYPLGAIDEEAVQKRVAYWQKNADAIVGSIMVDGFGRWDVLTPNYLVIDTQTWAPKRMFNEGDGVNGVVTIVHTPNHRGFKGTEFIKNAVEELQKEGLMVKLILLENIQNDEVKRILFEEADILAEQLFFIGYAMSGIEGMATGLPVLSNLSNENYTLLQKRFSFLNECPVLSTTPETIKENIKQLVKNPSLRKELGVKSRAYVEKYHSYTFIQYLFEKVYDKIWYKKENVDLLNLFHPLNPESYNNKYPNHR
- the hisH gene encoding imidazole glycerol phosphate synthase subunit HisH, yielding MITIVDYGMGNLGSIANMFKKIGAQAEITSDLEKINKAQKLLLPGVGAFDNAMHKINSAGMLPVLNTKVLNEKVPVLGICLGMQLLTNSSEEGQLPGLGWISGKTLSFKKVMNDDKLKIPHMGWSSVKKATSSPLTENFYDDTRFYFVHSYYVKADSRDNVILTTNYFIDFDSALQKDNIFGAQFHPEKSHKFGMRFLENFAKI
- a CDS encoding NAD(P)-dependent oxidoreductase, translated to MSLPKKNILVTGANGLIGFELIQNLISKGFNVYALSHSAPNTSLPASGLLHYIHADLSKDWDVGILPAQIDIIYHLAQSEHFRDFPEKAIEVFNVNTASTLKLLNYAVKASCKKFVYASSGGIYGNSDKGFTEDTPINFSNDLGFYFSTKVNSEILASNYNKFFDVIITRFFFVYGKRQNKSMLIPRLVTNISTGTTITLNGNDGIKINPIHVSDAANALSAVVNTSGSHVFNIGGSEILSFREICTTIGALVNNEPVFKILDAEVKHLIGDISKMSQQLYLPKVSFKQGVSELID